Proteins encoded by one window of Astatotilapia calliptera chromosome 13, fAstCal1.2, whole genome shotgun sequence:
- the LOC113034715 gene encoding uncharacterized protein LOC113034715: MEASEEETEFAEDPKANEEEEPPHSVRRRRPTEKMQAYQEEEAHKKEKWLLKVYDEWKKQVRKTREQLKGDLTNNQIASLMDMLENEKENVIKLYMEIRENITPSSGTRRLIDACEAVTIDIIKIAHERLSGIDDYDRDKVKIRLRELLEPDYAQSIYSSSVTHSSKNSSASKSYSAMSVVAVKRAEAAAELAAKEAEYEVLLEEEKQKEKIQLLEERQRKELESQRRELEKLKAEKELKAARARLRTYDTEIKSEISASDVDYRNTAQKAPTVSNLSKVPDNNVVSTSLPQTDVLYLAQAVLDSVALNRLPVPEPSTFTGDPIQFIEWKASFTALIDKRNISPADKLHYLKKYIGGPVRQTLDGIFYRNDSEAYRDAWERLNHRYGHPFVVQRAFRERLAKWPKIQTNDSTGFRAFADFIQTCHEAMPHIEGLSILNDCEENQKLVQKLPNWAAASWNRQATQFMKERGKFPGLKDFAKFMSSEAEIMCNPITSFQALHSVNFTTDTGKGCQKDKRPTSSVLHTQAITETENKGPNVKAPCMFCQNNGHKLHSCPQFNGILLEERRKYIKEKKLCYGCLKPGHSAKNCNYRLVCEVCKKKHPTCLHDFNYNNDKSASNQPQTQISTEQAATTLSLNAEASEQCVSTSMIVPVWVSSEQHPGTERLVYALLDTQSDTVFIDQDVSNNLQAKATPIRLKLTTLLGKDVVVPSERISGLKVRGYNSSEMIELPPAYTKECIPVNRSHIPTCETARRWNHLKEIRNEIPPQLECEVGLLIGYSCSKALAPKQVILGGENEPYAVRTALGWSIVGPTSSYGDSSSMSTVCHRVAVKELPLVTPADVIKVLDSDFKDNDKDNKSVSQDDILFLNMLKEGIYKNTEGHYEMPLPFKEIPPPADIDMNIPLGDPEGAGTEHAQNREKRFIRQVNKVFLMVQSHPSHSSTHSLCQGRQNNRPQYSTRKTKCTMCYSKRHTSK, from the coding sequence ATGGAAGCATCTGAAGAAGAGACAGAGTTTGCGGAGGATCCCAAGgccaatgaggaagaggagcctCCACACTCTGTTCGTCGAAGGAGGCCTACTGAAAAAATGCAAGCGTATCAGGAGGAGGAGGcccacaagaaagaaaaatggcttCTCAAAGTTTATgatgaatggaaaaaacaagTACGTAAAACACGAGAGCAATTAAAAGGAGACTTGACAAACAATCAAATTGCTTCACTCATGGACATGTTAGAGAATGAAAAGGAGAATGTCATAAAGTTGTATATGGAAATTAGAGAAAACATTACTCCCTCGAGTGGCACAAGGCGACTCATAGACGCATGTGAAGCAGTCACCATAGACATTATCAAGATTGCTCATGAAAGACTCTCAGGCATAGATGACTATGATAGGGACAAGGTAAAGATACGTCTCCGTGAGCTTCTTGAGCCAGACTATGCTCAGTCCATTTACAGTTCCTCAGTCACGCACTCAAGTAAAAACTCTTCTGCCAGTAAGTCATACTCTGCAATGTCAGTAGTAGCTGTTAAAAGagcagaggctgcagcagagtTAGCAGCCAAAGAAGCAGAGTATGAGGTGTTATtagaggaggaaaaacaaaaggaaaagattCAGCTTTTAGAAGAAAGGCAAAGAAAGGAGCTCGAATCTCAAAGGCGTGAGCTAGAGAAACTGAAGGCTGAAAAGGAGTTAAAGGCTGCACGAGCTAGACTAAGGACCTATGACACTGAGATAAAGAGTGAAATCAGTGCCTCTGATGTTGACTATAGAAACACTGCTCAGAAAGCCCCCACAGTTTCTAATCTCAGTAAAGTCCCTGACAACAATGTAGTGTCTACCTCACTTCCACAAACAGATGTCCTCTACTTAGCACAAGCAGTACTGGATAGTGTTGCATTGAACAGACTGCCAGTGCCAGAGCCCTCCACGTTCACAGGTGACCCAATACAATTCATAGAGTGGAAAGCTTCCTTTACTGCTCTCATTGATAAAAGGAACATCTCACCTGCTGACAAACTgcactacttaaagaaatacatAGGAGGTCCAGTTCGACAAACGCTTGATGGCATCTTCTATAGAAACGACAGTGAAGCATACAGAGATGCATGGGAGCGTCTCAACCACAGGTATGGACATCCATTTGTGGTACAGAGGGCTTTCAGAGAAAGACTGGCAAAATGGCCAAAGATCCAAACAAATGACTCCACAGGATTCAGGGCATTTGCTGATTTCATTCAAACATGTCACGAGGCCATGCCCCACATTGAAGGCTTAAGCATTCTCAACGATTGTGAGGAGAACCAAAAACTCGTTCAAAAGTTACCAAACTGGGCGGCTGCAAGTTGGAATCGTCAGGCCACTCAGTTTATGAAAGAAAGGGGGAAGTTTCCAGGTTTAAAGGACTTTGCCAAGTTCATGTCTTCTGAAGCAGAGATCATGTGCAACCCGATTACATCATTTCAGGCTCTCCACTCTGTAAACTTCACCACAGACACTGGTAAGGGCTGCCAAAAGGACAAAAGGCCCACCTCTAGTGTTCTCCATACCCAGGCGATAACTGAGACTGAAAATAAAGGTCCAAATGTTAAGGCCCCATGCATGTTCTGTCAAAACAACGGACATAAACTTCACAGTTGTCCACAGTTCAATGGAATATTGCTTGAGGAACGAAGGAAATatataaaggagaaaaaactcTGTTATGGTTGTCTTAAACCCGGACACAGCGCAAAGAACTGTAATTACAGACTTGTATGTGAAGTGTGTAAGAAAAAACATCCTACCTGTCTGCACGACTTCAACTATAACAATGATAAATCAGCCTCAAACCAGCCACAAACTCAGATCAGCACAGAACAGGCTGCAACCACCCTGTCTCTGAATGCAGAAGCCAGTGAACAGTGCGTGAGCACCTCCATGATTGTACCAGTATGGGTTTCTTCAGAGCAACATCCAGGTACAGAAAGGCTTGTTTATGCCCTCCTAGACACGCAAAGTGACACCGTGTTCATTGACCAAGATGTGTCTAATAACCTCCAAGCTAAGGCTACCCCAATAAGGTTGAAGCTCACTACACTGCTTGGTAAGGATGTTGTTGTGCCAAGCGAACGCATCTCAGGTCTCAAGGTAAGAGGCTATAACTCCTCAGAAATGATTGAACTCCCTCCTGCTTACACTAAAGAATGTATACCAGTTAACCGCTCTCACATTCCTACCTGTGAAACGGCAAGGCGGTGGAATCATCTCAAGGAAATAAGGAACGAGATTCCTCCACAGCTAGAATGTGAAGTCGGCCTTTTAATTGGCTACAGTTGCTCTAAGGCATTAGCTCCAAAGCAGGTAATCTTAGGAGGCGAGAACGAACCCTATGCAGTTCGCACAGCATTGGGCTGGAGTATTGTAGGCCCGACATCATCTTATGGTGACTCTTCTAGCATGTCTACTGTGTGTCACAGAGTTGCAGTTAAAGAGCTTCCCCTAGTGACTCCAGCTGATGTAATCAAGGTCCTTGACTCTGACTTTAAGGATAACGACAAGGATAACAAGTCAGTGTCTCAAGATGACATTCTCTTTCTGAACATGTTAAAGGAAGGCatttacaaaaacactgaaggCCATTATGAAATGCCACTTCCATTTAAGGAAATACCTCCACCTGCTGACATCGACATGAACATACCACTTGGAGACCCAGAAGGTGCAGGCACTGAACACgctcaaaacagagaaaaaaggtttatcaGACAAGTTAACAAAGTTTTCCTCATGGTACAAAGCCACCCAAGCCATAGCTCGACTCATTCGCTGTGCCAAGGGAGACAAAACAACAGGCCACAGTACAGTACAAGAAagacaaaatgcacaatgtGTTATTCTAAGAGACACACAAGCAAGTGA